From one Bradyrhizobium sp. Ash2021 genomic stretch:
- a CDS encoding alpha/beta fold hydrolase — protein MSAENREQTPPMEGISEEASRNTLALNPLVGIRGQDFVDGAGTLFKAIVNEPKVATEQWLAFLGELGSIVAGKSERAPKAGDRRFSDATWKQSSLHSGMLKAYLAWGDAVSGFVDKTSLSNIDKARAHLVTEILIDAVAPTNAMLTNPAAMRNFLDTGGRSVWQGLKNYLDDLTRNGGMPSMVDQSAFKVGENLATTKGGVVFRNELLELIQYSPTTPNVRKRPLVITPPQINKYYALDLSPDKSMVRFLVDSGIQVFCISWRNPTTAHREWGLDTYVAALDEAVDVARAVTGSDDISMMGSCSGGITSTAYFATLGSAGQQKIRNMVLAVCLLDPNTADESAFGCLMTPETMRAAKETSRLRGMVDGHELARMFAWMRPNDLIWNYWVNNYLLGNQPPAFDILYWNADTTRLPAGLHGDYLDLYFTNPFVNAGKLTLNGKAIDMSRTRVDSYVIAGVTDHITPWKGVHKTAQIMGEGTTFVLSNSGHLQSLLNPPTNPKASFMIGTVHPSGPDAFMASAEKRKGSWWLDWRDWLYARSGEEVAAAASLGSERHPVLAAAPGTYVFD, from the coding sequence ATGAGCGCGGAAAATCGCGAGCAAACTCCTCCAATGGAGGGGATATCAGAAGAAGCATCCCGAAATACGCTGGCGCTCAATCCCCTCGTTGGCATCCGGGGGCAGGATTTCGTCGACGGCGCCGGCACCCTGTTCAAGGCCATCGTCAACGAGCCGAAGGTCGCCACCGAGCAATGGCTCGCTTTCCTGGGCGAACTCGGCTCCATCGTCGCCGGCAAGTCCGAGCGTGCGCCGAAGGCGGGCGACAGACGATTTTCCGATGCCACCTGGAAGCAGAGTTCGCTGCACAGCGGGATGCTCAAGGCCTATCTTGCCTGGGGCGATGCAGTCAGCGGCTTTGTCGACAAGACGAGCCTGAGCAACATCGACAAGGCGCGGGCACACCTGGTCACGGAAATCCTGATCGATGCGGTCGCGCCCACCAATGCAATGCTGACCAATCCGGCGGCGATGCGCAATTTCCTGGATACCGGCGGCCGCAGCGTCTGGCAGGGGTTGAAGAACTACCTCGATGACCTCACCAGGAACGGCGGCATGCCGTCAATGGTCGATCAGAGTGCGTTCAAGGTCGGAGAGAATCTGGCGACAACGAAGGGTGGCGTGGTCTTCCGCAACGAATTGCTGGAGTTGATACAGTATTCGCCGACGACGCCGAATGTGAGAAAGCGGCCGCTGGTCATCACCCCGCCGCAGATCAACAAATACTACGCGTTGGATCTGTCGCCCGACAAGAGCATGGTGCGCTTCCTGGTCGACAGCGGCATCCAGGTGTTCTGCATCAGCTGGCGCAATCCGACAACGGCGCATCGTGAATGGGGCCTCGATACCTATGTCGCAGCGCTTGACGAAGCTGTCGATGTCGCGCGGGCCGTGACCGGCAGCGACGATATCTCGATGATGGGATCCTGTTCCGGGGGCATCACCTCGACGGCTTATTTCGCGACGCTTGGAAGCGCGGGGCAACAGAAGATCAGGAATATGGTGCTCGCGGTCTGCCTGCTCGATCCGAACACCGCCGACGAGAGCGCGTTCGGCTGCCTGATGACGCCGGAGACGATGCGCGCGGCCAAGGAAACCTCCCGGCTGCGCGGCATGGTCGACGGCCACGAACTGGCACGAATGTTCGCCTGGATGAGGCCGAACGACCTGATCTGGAATTACTGGGTCAACAACTACCTGCTCGGCAACCAGCCGCCGGCCTTCGATATCCTGTACTGGAATGCCGACACAACCCGACTTCCAGCCGGCCTGCATGGCGATTACCTGGATCTCTATTTCACGAACCCGTTCGTCAACGCCGGAAAGCTCACGCTGAACGGCAAGGCGATCGACATGAGCAGAACCAGGGTCGACAGTTACGTGATCGCCGGCGTGACCGACCACATCACGCCCTGGAAGGGTGTGCACAAGACCGCCCAGATCATGGGCGAGGGGACCACCTTCGTGCTTTCGAACAGCGGCCACCTCCAGAGCCTCCTCAACCCCCCAACCAATCCGAAGGCCTCCTTCATGATCGGAACGGTCCATCCATCCGGTCCAGACGCATTCATGGCCTCGGCCGAGAAGCGTAAGGGAAGCTGGTGGCTCGACTGGCGCGATTGGCTGTACGCACGATCGGGCGAAGAGGTCGCGGCAGCCGCGTCGCTGGGTAGCGAACGCCATCCGGTCCTTGCGGCAGCTCCGGGGACTTACGTCTTTGACTAA
- a CDS encoding MaoC family dehydratase, whose protein sequence is MSSLTLAGLGQKVGHELGVSSWVKIDQARIDAFASCTGDHQWIHVDVERSKQESPFRSPIAHGYLTLAMVAPLAMEIGVVPTDAAAGLNYGIDKVRFLAPVPAGARVRLRVVLAGLEPREGGQVIMKTQNTLEVEGSEKPALVAETLALLLPAAGARQ, encoded by the coding sequence ATGAGCAGCCTCACCCTTGCCGGTTTGGGCCAAAAAGTTGGGCATGAACTCGGCGTTTCCAGTTGGGTCAAAATCGACCAGGCGCGTATCGACGCGTTTGCGTCCTGCACCGGCGACCATCAATGGATTCATGTGGACGTCGAGAGGTCGAAGCAGGAAAGTCCGTTCCGCAGTCCCATCGCCCACGGCTATCTGACGCTCGCGATGGTGGCCCCGCTGGCGATGGAGATCGGTGTCGTCCCGACTGATGCCGCCGCCGGGCTGAATTACGGAATCGACAAGGTTCGCTTTCTGGCTCCCGTCCCGGCCGGGGCGCGAGTCAGGCTGCGCGTTGTTCTCGCCGGGCTCGAGCCGAGAGAAGGCGGGCAGGTGATCATGAAGACCCAGAACACGCTGGAAGTAGAGGGATCGGAGAAGCCAGCTTTGGTAGCCGAGACGCTGGCGCTTCTGCTTCCCGCAGCGGGAGCGCGGCAATGA
- a CDS encoding fatty acid--CoA ligase, which produces MVGRLIQVTKSAYQYPLIFKQLWHTPSVQAPDQEVVYRDLRRFTYLQIRERISRLASALSKAGVVPGDTVGVLDWDSHRFLEAFFAIPMMGAVLQTVNVRLSPEQIAYTIDHAGASTLLVNDEFVELVEGLKAQLPKVKRLIVMSDRPAPQTGSLSFVGEYESLLAAAAPDYDFPDFDENTQATTFYTTGTTGLPKGVYYSHRQLVLHSICGLALFGMSGSQGRFSRDDVYMPITPMFHVHAWGFPWSATLAGAKQVYPGRYEPAMLVKLIKNEGVTFTHGVPTILQMLLDAAAAANVDLSGLKMVIGGSALPKALAKRALAAGIDIFAGYGMSETGPLAAVSHVRSKDLTGDPDGEVEFRAKAGIAGPLVDLRIVDSDMKNVPHDGKSAGEIVLRAPWLTQGYFNNPEGSEQLWAGGYLHTSDIAVIDANGYVHITDRIKDVIKTGGEWVSSLQIEDLISQCAGVAEAAVIGVKDDKWGERPLALVVKRASDANGVSAAVIKDHLKVFADKGVISKYGIPEKILFIDSIPKTSVGKINKMELRKRYEKM; this is translated from the coding sequence ATGGTGGGAAGGCTGATCCAGGTCACCAAATCTGCTTATCAATATCCTTTGATTTTCAAGCAATTGTGGCACACGCCGAGCGTGCAAGCGCCGGATCAGGAGGTCGTTTACCGCGATCTGAGGCGCTTCACCTATCTCCAGATCAGGGAGCGGATAAGCCGTCTCGCGTCGGCGCTGAGCAAAGCGGGGGTTGTGCCCGGTGACACCGTGGGCGTCCTCGACTGGGACAGCCACCGGTTTCTCGAAGCTTTCTTCGCGATCCCGATGATGGGCGCCGTGTTGCAGACGGTGAATGTCCGCCTGTCACCCGAACAGATCGCCTACACGATCGACCACGCCGGCGCCTCGACGCTTCTCGTCAACGATGAGTTCGTCGAATTGGTGGAGGGGCTGAAGGCCCAATTGCCGAAGGTCAAACGGCTGATCGTGATGTCGGACCGACCCGCCCCGCAGACTGGCAGTCTGTCCTTCGTCGGCGAATATGAGAGCCTGCTTGCTGCGGCTGCGCCTGACTACGACTTTCCTGATTTCGACGAGAACACCCAGGCGACCACTTTTTACACAACCGGCACGACCGGACTGCCCAAGGGCGTCTATTACAGCCACCGGCAACTCGTGTTGCACTCGATCTGCGGATTGGCGCTGTTCGGGATGTCGGGCTCGCAGGGCCGCTTCTCACGTGACGACGTCTACATGCCGATTACGCCAATGTTTCACGTCCATGCCTGGGGTTTTCCCTGGTCCGCGACACTTGCCGGCGCCAAGCAGGTCTATCCCGGACGCTACGAGCCGGCGATGCTGGTCAAGCTGATCAAGAATGAAGGTGTCACCTTCACCCATGGCGTGCCGACTATCCTGCAGATGCTGCTCGACGCGGCCGCTGCGGCGAATGTCGATCTGAGCGGCCTCAAGATGGTGATCGGCGGTTCGGCCTTGCCGAAGGCGCTGGCCAAGCGGGCGCTGGCTGCGGGCATCGACATCTTCGCGGGCTATGGGATGTCGGAGACCGGCCCGCTTGCCGCGGTGTCCCACGTCCGATCGAAGGACTTGACCGGCGATCCGGATGGGGAAGTCGAGTTCCGCGCCAAGGCCGGGATCGCCGGGCCGCTGGTGGATCTGCGCATCGTCGATTCCGACATGAAGAATGTGCCGCATGACGGCAAGTCCGCCGGCGAGATCGTGCTGCGGGCGCCCTGGCTCACCCAGGGTTATTTCAACAATCCCGAGGGCTCAGAGCAACTCTGGGCCGGGGGCTACCTGCACACCAGCGATATCGCCGTGATCGACGCGAACGGCTATGTGCACATCACCGACCGGATCAAGGACGTGATCAAGACCGGCGGCGAGTGGGTCTCGTCGTTGCAGATCGAGGACCTGATCTCGCAATGCGCGGGCGTCGCGGAGGCGGCCGTCATCGGCGTCAAGGACGACAAATGGGGTGAGCGGCCGCTCGCGCTCGTGGTCAAGCGGGCGTCCGATGCGAATGGCGTCAGCGCCGCGGTTATCAAAGACCATCTCAAAGTGTTCGCCGACAAAGGCGTCATCTCGAAATACGGCATTCCGGAGAAGATACTGTTCATCGACAGCATTCCCAAGACGAGCGTCGGCAAGATCAACAAAATGGAGCTGCGCAAGCGGTACGAGAAGATGTAG
- a CDS encoding AraC family transcriptional regulator: MFNSKQPGRSSALRSISNNAKDRPIVGLGERVYESTKLAALFDVLVDQGCPAGEILRNVNLTPDAVHSPKSRISLAELMTACKNAIRLSSDPHLPYRIGTTIHISAYGMYGFAILCCPDFRKAMAFAELYHALAAPLATIEFTEKEGVAGWVIEPNARAATDPQVYRFITEMQIGIHISLMRDIMGPSFTPDQISVAYPEAHDFGLPADQIGCRPGFASSTNQIIFRSAWLDQAANLGNKTTYPAIVALCDDLLNDLKSRIGVAGEIRALLLRDITNPPTLAAVARLLEVSDRSLRRQLREQGISFRGLLDELRMQIALKYLRTTRLANEDIALALGFSDAANFRRAFRRWTNKSPSEIRGE; this comes from the coding sequence TTGTTCAACTCCAAGCAGCCCGGCAGGTCCTCCGCTTTGCGCTCCATTTCGAACAACGCAAAGGACAGGCCGATCGTTGGATTGGGTGAGCGTGTTTACGAATCGACCAAACTCGCCGCGCTATTCGACGTACTCGTCGACCAGGGTTGCCCAGCCGGTGAAATACTGAGAAACGTCAACCTGACCCCGGACGCGGTGCACTCTCCGAAGTCAAGGATTTCGCTCGCGGAATTGATGACGGCCTGCAAGAATGCAATTCGGCTCTCAAGCGACCCGCACTTGCCATACCGCATCGGTACAACAATCCACATCTCCGCCTATGGCATGTACGGGTTCGCCATTCTCTGCTGCCCCGACTTTCGCAAGGCGATGGCTTTTGCCGAACTTTATCACGCGCTCGCGGCGCCGCTGGCAACGATCGAGTTCACCGAGAAGGAAGGAGTCGCGGGCTGGGTCATTGAGCCCAATGCACGCGCTGCAACCGATCCGCAAGTCTACCGCTTCATCACCGAGATGCAGATCGGCATTCATATATCGCTGATGCGGGATATCATGGGCCCTTCGTTCACTCCGGATCAGATCAGCGTGGCCTATCCGGAGGCCCATGACTTTGGCCTGCCCGCGGACCAGATCGGATGTCGTCCAGGCTTCGCGAGCAGCACCAACCAGATCATTTTTCGGTCGGCATGGCTGGACCAGGCTGCAAATCTCGGCAACAAGACGACGTACCCGGCGATCGTGGCCCTCTGCGACGACCTGCTCAACGATCTAAAATCGCGAATTGGAGTAGCCGGAGAGATTCGCGCACTCCTGCTCAGAGATATCACCAACCCTCCGACCCTCGCCGCCGTAGCGAGGCTCCTTGAAGTGAGCGATCGCTCGTTGCGACGCCAGCTACGGGAACAAGGGATTTCCTTCCGCGGCTTGCTGGATGAACTGCGAATGCAAATCGCGCTGAAATACCTGCGCACAACAAGGCTGGCGAACGAGGATATCGCGCTGGCGCTCGGATTCAGTGATGCCGCAAATTTCCGCCGCGCATTTCGCCGCTGGACGAACAAGTCACCTAGCGAGATCAGAGGCGAGTAA
- a CDS encoding vanadium-dependent haloperoxidase, giving the protein MANHLTISTESDLAPPALPTTAVTRRSLLGGAGIAVGAAVLASPPSMPGIAPAAAQPVSADPRPLDAAFKRRAFEVRGVCASNNEKIPIAPHPTNGDEARYTNKIGSDSRGLPHDKRGEVEQAAWQALYTACQSGDPADFEKIPLGGTRKLVNPVGTQAVSLSGINPTQIAIPPAPALASAERAGEAVEVYWQSLLRDVPLTELRDDTSNRDVLSATEELNKLADFRGPKSGGRVTPGTLFRANALYFDPADPRGRSVTPPGVLDGPLISQFLLRDAPYAAQWISAQIRTALPANEFLTEYEEWLAIQNGAAPKRQLQFDATPRYITTGRDLAEYIHTGPALGWAAALILATPGGGTDQRYSGIYPPTEAVSYPSNPYRKSKTQSPAGATFGLPYVQALLATAISNSVRASYWQKYFVHRAVRPEAYGGLAHHRLANDVSDYPLHDNFLKSEALDRSKAKYGTYLLSQTYPEAAPLHSTYPGGATSVGAITATMLKAFFDESRVIANPVQPDPADPTRLVPYSGPPLTVGGELNKLAVNFGFGRNWAGIHWRSDASASMALGEEVAIGMLRDERTTLREPFDGFSFTRFDGSRVTI; this is encoded by the coding sequence ATGGCTAACCACCTCACAATTTCAACTGAATCCGACCTGGCGCCGCCGGCCCTGCCGACCACCGCCGTCACTCGCCGCTCGCTGCTCGGCGGGGCCGGCATCGCGGTTGGCGCCGCCGTCCTTGCGTCTCCGCCGAGCATGCCCGGAATTGCCCCGGCAGCGGCGCAGCCTGTGAGCGCGGACCCGAGACCGCTCGACGCGGCGTTCAAGCGCCGCGCCTTCGAAGTCCGAGGGGTCTGCGCGAGCAACAACGAGAAAATTCCCATTGCGCCCCACCCGACGAATGGCGATGAGGCGCGCTACACGAACAAGATCGGTTCCGATTCACGGGGCCTGCCGCACGACAAACGCGGCGAAGTTGAACAAGCGGCGTGGCAGGCCCTCTACACCGCTTGCCAGTCGGGCGATCCCGCTGATTTTGAGAAAATCCCGCTCGGCGGCACTCGCAAACTGGTGAATCCCGTAGGCACACAGGCCGTCAGTCTCAGCGGCATAAACCCTACTCAGATTGCGATACCGCCAGCACCGGCCCTTGCAAGTGCGGAGCGCGCCGGCGAGGCGGTCGAGGTATATTGGCAATCCCTGCTTCGTGATGTTCCGCTTACCGAGTTGCGCGACGACACCTCCAATCGCGACGTGCTTTCAGCAACCGAGGAACTTAACAAGCTTGCTGATTTCCGGGGACCGAAGTCTGGTGGGCGGGTCACACCCGGTACGCTGTTCCGCGCCAATGCGCTTTATTTCGACCCGGCTGACCCAAGGGGCCGCTCCGTCACGCCTCCAGGCGTTTTGGACGGCCCGCTGATCTCGCAATTCCTGCTCCGGGACGCGCCCTATGCCGCACAGTGGATCAGTGCTCAAATTCGCACCGCGTTGCCCGCCAACGAATTCCTGACCGAATACGAGGAGTGGCTGGCGATCCAGAACGGCGCCGCACCGAAACGCCAGTTGCAGTTCGACGCGACACCGCGATACATAACGACAGGAAGAGATCTCGCGGAGTATATCCACACTGGTCCTGCACTGGGGTGGGCGGCAGCACTGATCCTTGCGACCCCCGGCGGGGGGACGGACCAGCGCTACTCCGGAATCTATCCACCGACAGAGGCCGTGTCCTACCCATCGAACCCGTATCGGAAATCGAAAACCCAAAGCCCTGCGGGCGCCACGTTCGGGTTGCCTTATGTGCAGGCACTGCTCGCCACGGCGATCAGTAACTCCGTCCGTGCGTCCTACTGGCAGAAGTATTTCGTGCACCGGGCTGTGCGACCGGAAGCCTACGGCGGTCTGGCGCACCATCGCCTCGCCAATGACGTGAGCGACTACCCGTTGCATGATAACTTCCTGAAATCGGAAGCCCTCGATCGCAGTAAAGCCAAATACGGCACCTATCTTTTGTCACAAACCTATCCGGAGGCCGCGCCCCTTCACTCCACCTATCCCGGCGGTGCCACGAGCGTTGGTGCTATCACGGCTACCATGTTGAAGGCGTTTTTCGACGAGAGCCGCGTCATCGCCAACCCGGTACAGCCCGATCCGGCTGACCCGACAAGGCTCGTGCCCTATAGCGGCCCGCCGCTCACGGTTGGTGGAGAGTTGAACAAGCTCGCAGTGAATTTTGGTTTCGGACGGAATTGGGCGGGCATCCACTGGCGTTCCGACGCTTCCGCCTCAATGGCGCTCGGCGAGGAAGTGGCTATCGGCATGCTGCGGGACGAGCGCACTACCCTCCGCGAACCCTTCGACGGCTTCTCCTTCACGCGCTTCGACGGCAGCCGCGTGACAATCTGA
- a CDS encoding SgcJ/EcaC family oxidoreductase: MRNIALVTAFVISSTVPTSAQKAQIEAINTQWIELFNKGDFSGIALLYSTDATALPPGSAMVHGRAAIEAMWKSMAEQVVDPKLTTVDVKPLGPSAAREIGTFVLKTKGPTPQELTGKYVVVWEKAGNDWKLTTDIWNEGK, translated from the coding sequence ATGCGCAACATAGCCCTGGTGACTGCATTCGTGATCTCGTCGACCGTGCCGACTTCGGCTCAGAAGGCCCAGATTGAAGCGATCAACACGCAATGGATTGAATTGTTCAACAAGGGCGATTTCTCTGGGATTGCGTTACTCTACAGCACTGATGCGACGGCATTGCCGCCCGGCTCTGCGATGGTGCACGGTCGGGCAGCCATCGAGGCAATGTGGAAAAGTATGGCGGAACAAGTTGTTGATCCGAAGCTCACAACCGTTGACGTTAAGCCGCTTGGCCCTTCCGCGGCACGCGAGATCGGCACGTTCGTTCTGAAGACCAAGGGACCGACCCCTCAGGAACTGACTGGGAAGTATGTCGTGGTTTGGGAAAAAGCCGGAAATGACTGGAAGCTCACCACCGACATATGGAACGAGGGCAAGTAG
- a CDS encoding antibiotic biosynthesis monooxygenase: MFIAMNRFRVAKGSEAAFEQVWMSRDSHLEKVPGFVEFHLLKGPEAEDHTLYASHTVWKNRAVFEAWTKSEAFRAAHSRAGDNKPLYLDHPQFEGFEVRQTVGRGKVA; the protein is encoded by the coding sequence ATGTTTATCGCAATGAACCGTTTCCGCGTTGCCAAAGGGTCTGAAGCAGCCTTCGAGCAGGTCTGGATGTCGCGCGACAGTCATCTCGAAAAAGTCCCGGGCTTCGTAGAGTTTCACCTTCTCAAAGGTCCCGAGGCTGAGGATCACACGCTTTATGCTTCGCACACCGTCTGGAAAAACCGTGCCGTGTTTGAAGCGTGGACCAAATCAGAGGCGTTCCGTGCTGCGCATAGTCGGGCAGGGGATAACAAGCCGCTGTATCTGGATCACCCCCAATTCGAGGGTTTTGAGGTTCGCCAGACAGTAGGACGCGGCAAGGTCGCGTAA
- a CDS encoding CAP domain-containing protein, whose translation MKPSLFLCVSLAVCGCPTFAQAESPADMISSYRVQHGEGRVVMDSTLTRIAHEQAEAMAAKDKLDHDVLGGFTSRVHSAGAGRAAENIAYGYESFPKTLSQWIDSAGHRRNLLLHGASRVGVASVKSATGRTYWAMEIAGDYERPKLTTGTKQAAVAKPKVRTKETCHLKILSICL comes from the coding sequence ATGAAGCCGTCACTTTTCCTCTGCGTCTCACTTGCTGTTTGCGGCTGTCCTACGTTCGCCCAGGCAGAATCCCCCGCGGACATGATCTCGAGCTATCGCGTTCAGCATGGGGAGGGGCGGGTCGTCATGGATTCGACGCTCACGCGTATTGCGCACGAGCAAGCCGAGGCGATGGCGGCAAAGGACAAGCTCGACCACGATGTGCTCGGCGGCTTCACCTCGCGGGTCCATTCGGCCGGCGCGGGCCGAGCCGCAGAGAACATCGCCTATGGCTACGAAAGCTTCCCAAAGACGCTTAGCCAGTGGATTGATTCAGCGGGGCACCGAAGAAACCTTCTCTTGCACGGCGCCTCGCGAGTGGGTGTAGCCAGCGTGAAAAGTGCGACAGGGCGTACGTATTGGGCGATGGAGATTGCAGGGGATTATGAACGTCCCAAGTTGACGACCGGTACGAAGCAAGCAGCTGTTGCAAAGCCCAAAGTTCGCACAAAGGAAACCTGCCACTTGAAGATTCTGAGTATCTGCCTGTGA
- the hflX gene encoding GTPase HflX, with protein sequence MQVEMARLKYIAPRLRESSAGGERQQGYGAGESDLELDRRKIRDRLAELKEQLGDIQRDNDERRSARRDQLRVALVGYTNAGKSSLMRALTGSEVLVADKLFATLDTTVRALQPAAKPRVLISDTVGFIKKLPHDLVASFRSTLAEALEASLLLFVVDASDPTHESQLEVSRNVLREIGADVVPSRLLLNKIDHVSQADRAALRAKHPDAILLSAKSSEDVAALRETIVAFFEAAMVEDQLVLPYAKQGLLSDVYENTRVLSEEYDITGRIMKVRGLPGAIARLQRTLAAS encoded by the coding sequence TTGCAGGTTGAGATGGCGCGGTTGAAGTACATCGCGCCACGCCTGCGGGAATCGTCGGCAGGCGGCGAGCGGCAGCAGGGCTACGGCGCGGGCGAGTCCGATCTCGAACTGGATCGACGCAAGATCCGCGATCGCCTCGCGGAACTGAAGGAGCAGTTGGGGGATATCCAGCGAGACAATGACGAGCGCCGTTCGGCTCGTCGCGATCAGCTCCGGGTCGCACTGGTCGGGTACACGAACGCAGGCAAGTCATCGCTTATGCGAGCGCTGACGGGTAGCGAGGTACTGGTCGCGGACAAGCTCTTCGCGACGCTTGACACGACGGTGCGCGCTCTGCAACCCGCGGCAAAGCCGCGCGTTCTCATTTCCGACACGGTCGGGTTCATCAAGAAACTGCCGCACGATCTCGTTGCGTCATTCCGATCCACGCTCGCCGAAGCGCTGGAAGCGTCGCTCCTGCTGTTCGTCGTCGACGCGTCCGATCCCACGCACGAATCGCAGCTGGAGGTGAGCCGGAACGTGCTGCGCGAGATCGGCGCGGACGTCGTCCCGTCGCGCCTGCTCCTCAACAAGATCGATCACGTGAGCCAGGCGGATCGTGCCGCCCTCCGCGCGAAGCACCCCGACGCAATCCTCCTCTCCGCGAAGTCATCCGAGGACGTGGCCGCGCTTCGCGAGACGATTGTCGCGTTTTTTGAAGCTGCGATGGTGGAGGACCAATTAGTGTTGCCGTACGCGAAACAAGGGTTGCTCAGCGATGTGTATGAGAACACGCGCGTGCTCTCCGAGGAGTACGACATCACGGGCCGGATCATGAAGGTGCGCGGTTTGCCCGGCGCGATCGCCCGCCTGCAAAGAACCCTCGCCGCGTCGTGA
- a CDS encoding IS701 family transposase, with translation MIRMSWARAASVEETLALWAASLREIKQRIRPLFTQERVATNAGLFLEGLLGDEQRKTGWMRAEAAGDPGPWRQQAILGRGDWDADALRDIVRDYVIEHLADDDAVLVIDETGFLKQGKASCGVARQYTGSAGKITNCQIGVFAAYVSRHGHAFIDRALYLPKEWTDDPDRLEAAYVPADVGFATKPRLATRMIARAIAASVPFRWVAGDTVYGVGNIEQQLRRAGKGYVLGVSSAHVFRSWGKRPPVAGTAADLARTRHSSDWKRLSAGAGTKGPRLHDWCYLELADLEAEQFNSANDGLWTRGLLIRRRIADDDLAFFTTWCPAGTALETLVAVEGHRWAIEDGFETAKNEFGLDHNESRSWHGWHRHVSLVMLAFAMMAAIRHRANPPPPKKTKRRPPAKAKA, from the coding sequence ATGATTCGAATGTCGTGGGCGCGGGCCGCGTCGGTTGAGGAGACGCTTGCGTTGTGGGCGGCGTCGCTTCGAGAGATCAAGCAACGGATACGTCCGTTGTTCACGCAAGAGCGTGTTGCGACGAATGCAGGTCTATTCCTGGAAGGTCTGCTCGGAGATGAGCAGCGCAAGACCGGTTGGATGCGCGCGGAGGCGGCTGGCGATCCCGGCCCATGGCGGCAGCAGGCGATTCTGGGTCGTGGAGACTGGGACGCCGATGCCCTGCGCGATATCGTGCGCGACTACGTCATCGAGCATTTGGCGGATGACGATGCGGTGCTGGTGATCGACGAGACCGGTTTTCTCAAACAGGGCAAAGCGTCATGCGGAGTGGCGCGGCAATACACTGGTTCGGCAGGGAAGATCACGAACTGCCAGATCGGCGTCTTCGCTGCCTACGTTTCGCGTCATGGCCATGCGTTCATCGATCGCGCGTTGTATCTCCCGAAGGAATGGACCGACGATCCGGATCGTCTGGAAGCCGCATATGTGCCTGCCGATGTCGGCTTTGCGACCAAACCAAGGCTTGCGACGAGAATGATCGCACGCGCGATAGCCGCGTCTGTACCATTCAGGTGGGTTGCCGGCGATACCGTCTACGGTGTTGGCAACATCGAACAGCAGCTACGTCGGGCAGGCAAAGGCTACGTGCTTGGGGTCAGCAGCGCTCATGTGTTTCGATCCTGGGGCAAGCGACCGCCGGTCGCCGGTACGGCTGCAGACCTCGCCCGGACGCGGCACTCATCCGACTGGAAGCGCCTGTCGGCGGGAGCCGGAACCAAAGGACCGCGGCTGCACGATTGGTGTTATCTCGAATTGGCCGATCTCGAGGCCGAGCAGTTCAACAGTGCAAATGACGGTTTGTGGACACGCGGTCTACTGATCCGTCGTCGCATCGCCGATGATGACCTCGCCTTCTTCACCACCTGGTGCCCAGCGGGAACAGCCCTTGAAACGCTGGTCGCGGTCGAAGGCCATCGATGGGCGATCGAGGACGGCTTTGAAACCGCGAAAAACGAGTTCGGGCTCGATCACAACGAGAGCAGATCCTGGCATGGCTGGCACCGTCATGTGTCCTTGGTGATGCTCGCCTTCGCCATGATGGCCGCGATCCGACATCGCGCCAATCCGCCACCGCCCAAAAAAACGAAACGGCGCCCCCCGGCAAAAGCCAAAGCATAA